A window of Salvelinus sp. IW2-2015 unplaced genomic scaffold, ASM291031v2 Un_scaffold6271, whole genome shotgun sequence contains these coding sequences:
- the LOC112078791 gene encoding medium-chain acyl-CoA ligase ACSF2, mitochondrial: MWKAPPWSRAERQLRPRASSVSLLGQTVGQSLQAAADRWPHREAWSSCKDGVRKTFSQFQEDVDQAAAGLLALGLKRGDRLGVWGPTLPTGSCFSSHSQALASYWCQ, from the exons ATGTGGAAAGCCCCCCCCTGGTCCAGGGCAGAGCGTCAGCTACGTCCAAGGGCCTCATCAGTGTCCCTGCTGGGCCAGACGGTGGGTCAGAGTCTTCAGGCTGCAGCCGACCGCTGGCCCCACAGAGAGGCCTGGTCTTCCTGCAAGGATGGAGTCCGTAAGACCTTCTCCCAGTTTCAGGAGGAC gtTGACCAGGCTGCTGCAGGTCTCCTGGCCCTGGGTCTGAAGAGAGGGGACAGACTAGGAGTCTGGGGCCCAACACTACCCACTGGTTCCTGTTTCAGTTCGCACAGCCAAGCGCTGGCATCATACTG GTGTCAATAA